In one Komagataeibacter sp. FNDCR2 genomic region, the following are encoded:
- the nifN gene encoding nitrogenase iron-molybdenum cofactor biosynthesis protein NifN, translated as MAEIIKSRKPVSINPLKSSTPLGAALAYLGMEGAVPLLHGSQGCTSFALVLLVRHYKEAIPLQTTAMDEVATILGAAGNMEEALLNLQRRMKPRFIGIASTALVETRGEDYVGDLKLILARQPELADTSVVFASTPDYIGALEDGWAAAVSAVIEGIVAPWSPAVTSFQQVNVLPGVNQTPADIEYLRDLIESFGLYPVILPDLSGSLDGHIAEDWCPTTQGGARLEEVAQMARAVHTIAIGEHMRQPADLLGSLTGVPVTVFPTLTGLAPNDRLLSLLSHISGKAVPGRYRRQRSQLLDAMLDGHFYFGGKRIAIASDPDLLFSLSQFFTGMGAKIVAAVSSTANSPNLAQIPTESVIIGDLTDMEDAVRAAGGADLLVTHSHGRQSAERLGIPLMRVGFPIFDRLGTAHMQTVGYCGTRDLIFRVANLFMGQMHEHKPDDFAPARTAPFNEEIVHDSASLAAH; from the coding sequence ATGGCTGAAATCATCAAGTCACGTAAACCCGTCTCGATCAATCCGCTCAAGTCTTCCACGCCGCTGGGCGCGGCCCTGGCCTATCTGGGCATGGAGGGGGCGGTTCCCCTGCTTCATGGTTCGCAGGGCTGTACTTCCTTTGCGCTTGTCCTTCTCGTCCGGCATTACAAGGAGGCCATTCCCCTCCAGACCACCGCGATGGATGAGGTCGCCACCATCCTGGGCGCGGCGGGCAACATGGAAGAAGCGTTGCTGAACCTGCAACGCCGGATGAAGCCACGCTTTATCGGGATCGCCTCCACCGCCCTGGTGGAAACACGCGGTGAGGATTATGTCGGGGATCTGAAGCTGATCCTGGCGCGGCAGCCCGAACTGGCCGACACGTCTGTCGTGTTCGCATCGACCCCCGATTACATCGGGGCGCTGGAAGACGGATGGGCCGCCGCCGTCAGCGCCGTGATCGAGGGCATCGTGGCGCCATGGTCCCCGGCCGTCACATCATTCCAGCAGGTCAATGTCCTGCCCGGTGTCAACCAGACACCCGCCGATATTGAATACCTGCGTGACCTGATCGAAAGTTTCGGGCTGTATCCGGTCATCCTGCCCGATCTGTCCGGTTCGCTGGATGGTCACATAGCCGAGGACTGGTGCCCCACAACCCAGGGGGGCGCACGGCTGGAAGAAGTGGCGCAGATGGCGCGCGCCGTCCACACCATCGCCATTGGCGAACACATGCGCCAGCCTGCCGATCTGCTCGGGAGCCTGACGGGCGTGCCGGTCACGGTGTTTCCCACCCTGACGGGGCTGGCGCCCAATGACCGCCTGCTGTCCCTGCTCTCGCATATTTCGGGCAAGGCGGTGCCGGGGCGGTACCGGCGCCAGCGGAGCCAGCTTCTGGATGCGATGCTGGACGGGCACTTCTATTTCGGTGGCAAGCGGATCGCCATTGCCAGTGACCCGGATCTGCTGTTCAGCCTGTCGCAGTTCTTCACCGGCATGGGCGCCAAAATCGTGGCGGCCGTGTCCTCGACCGCCAATTCCCCCAATCTGGCGCAGATTCCGACCGAGAGTGTCATTATCGGTGACCTGACGGATATGGAAGACGCCGTGCGCGCTGCGGGCGGGGCGGATCTGCTGGTCACCCACAGCCATGGCCGGCAGTCCGCCGAACGTCTGGGTATCCCCCTGATGCGGGTGGGCTTTCCCATTTTCGATCGCCTTGGCACGGCTCATATGCAGACGGTCGGGTATTGTGGCACGCGGGATCTGATTTTCCGTGTCGCCAACCTGTTCATGGGGCAGATGCATGAACATAAGCCGGACGATTTCGCGCCCGCGCGGACTGCCCCTTTTAACGAGGAGATTGTGCATGACAGCGCGTCACTTGCAGCTCATTGA
- the nifE gene encoding nitrogenase iron-molybdenum cofactor biosynthesis protein NifE, protein MSDALKAKVAELFNEPGCDKNAAKGEKERKKGCSKPLTPGAAAGGCAFDGAKIALQPITDVVHLVHGPLACEGNGWDNRHAASSGPKLYRLGATTDLSQMDIVMGTGEKRLYKAIKEVIARYAPPAVFVYSTCVPALIGDDIGAVCAYASDKLGTPCIPVDAPGFVGSKNLGNKLAGEALLDHVIGTMEPEVSTPYDINILGEYNLSGELWQVRPLFEALGIRVHACVTGDARYREVASAHRAKVNMMVCSTALINVARKMEERWGIPYFEGSFYGISDTSTALRAVAKLLVSRGAPEDLIERTEALVATEEARAWARIEPYRQRLAGKRVLLYTGGVKSWSIVSALQEMGMVVVGTSVRKSTDNDKQKIKDIMGGDAHMVDSIPPREMYAQLRRGDADILLSGGRTQFVALKARVPWLDINQERHEAYAGYDGMVTLVQELDRSLSNPVWADVRRLAPWEEGDTEDWLDDNVPRLTPLAREG, encoded by the coding sequence ATGAGCGACGCTTTGAAGGCGAAGGTTGCCGAACTGTTCAACGAGCCGGGCTGCGATAAAAACGCGGCAAAAGGCGAGAAGGAACGCAAAAAAGGTTGCTCCAAGCCGTTGACGCCTGGCGCCGCTGCGGGCGGCTGTGCGTTTGACGGGGCCAAGATCGCGCTCCAGCCGATTACGGATGTGGTGCATCTTGTTCACGGGCCCCTGGCCTGTGAGGGCAATGGCTGGGATAACCGGCATGCGGCAAGTTCCGGCCCCAAACTGTACCGGCTGGGTGCGACGACGGATCTGTCCCAGATGGATATTGTCATGGGGACGGGTGAAAAACGGCTGTACAAAGCCATCAAGGAGGTGATCGCACGTTACGCGCCACCTGCCGTCTTCGTTTATTCAACCTGTGTTCCCGCATTGATCGGTGATGATATCGGCGCGGTCTGCGCCTACGCATCCGACAAACTTGGCACGCCGTGCATACCCGTCGACGCGCCGGGATTTGTCGGGTCCAAGAATCTGGGGAACAAGCTGGCGGGTGAGGCGCTGCTCGATCATGTGATCGGCACGATGGAGCCCGAAGTCAGCACCCCTTACGACATCAATATCCTGGGTGAATATAACCTGTCCGGTGAACTGTGGCAGGTCCGTCCGCTATTTGAGGCCCTGGGAATCCGTGTTCATGCCTGCGTGACCGGCGATGCCCGGTATCGCGAAGTCGCGTCCGCGCACCGCGCGAAAGTGAATATGATGGTGTGTTCGACCGCACTCATCAATGTCGCGCGCAAGATGGAAGAACGCTGGGGCATTCCCTATTTCGAAGGTTCATTTTACGGCATAAGCGATACGTCGACGGCCCTGCGTGCGGTGGCGAAACTGCTGGTGTCCCGTGGCGCGCCGGAAGACTTGATCGAGCGGACCGAGGCACTGGTCGCCACCGAGGAGGCCCGGGCCTGGGCACGTATCGAGCCGTACCGCCAGCGTCTGGCGGGCAAGCGGGTGCTGCTTTATACCGGCGGCGTCAAATCATGGTCGATCGTTTCGGCCCTGCAGGAAATGGGGATGGTGGTGGTCGGCACCTCGGTCCGCAAATCCACCGATAACGACAAGCAGAAGATCAAGGACATCATGGGCGGTGACGCGCACATGGTCGACAGCATCCCCCCGCGTGAGATGTACGCCCAGCTCCGCCGTGGTGATGCCGATATCCTGCTGTCGGGCGGTCGCACGCAGTTTGTCGCGCTGAAGGCGCGCGTGCCATGGCTCGACATCAATCAGGAACGGCACGAAGCCTATGCCGGATATGACGGAATGGTCACGCTGGTGCAGGAACTCGATCGTTCCCTGTCCAATCCGGTCTGGGCGGATGTGCGGCGGCTGGCGCCATGGGAGGAGGGCGATACGGAAGACTGGCTGGACGATAACGTGCCCCGCCTGACACCTTTGGCAAGGGAGGGATAA
- the nifK gene encoding nitrogenase molybdenum-iron protein subunit beta, producing MPQNVDKILDHAPLFREPEYKQMLAEKAKLENMPPAEKVTEIADWTKSWDYREKNFARTSLSVNPAKACQPLGAVFVASGFERTMSFVHGSQGCVAYYRSHLSRHFKEPSSAVSSSMTEDAAVFGGLNNMVDGLANTYKLYDPKMIAVSTTCMAEVIGDDLHAFIETAKEKGSVPKEYDVPFAHTPAFVGSHVTGYDNMLKGILEHFWKGKTAVPNTSINIIPGFDGFAVGNNRELKRILGLMGVEYTILSDVSDQFDTPSDGEFRMYDGGTKIEAARDAVNAAATISLQEYCTPKTLEYCNGFGQKTAALNYPLGVAGTDQLLQTISELSGKPIPQELEMERGRLIDAMADSQSWLHGKTYAIYGDPDFVYGMARFIMETGGEPKHCLATNGTKAWEAKMQELFDSSPFGVGCKAWGGKDLWHMRSLLATEKVDLLIGNSYGKYLERDTDTPLIRLMFPIFDRHHHHRFPVWGYQGALRVLVTLLDKIFDKLDDDTMDPGVTDYSFDLTR from the coding sequence ATGCCTCAAAATGTTGATAAGATCCTCGACCATGCGCCGCTATTCCGTGAACCGGAATACAAGCAGATGCTGGCCGAAAAGGCGAAGCTGGAGAACATGCCTCCGGCTGAGAAAGTAACCGAAATCGCGGACTGGACCAAAAGCTGGGACTACCGTGAAAAGAACTTTGCCCGTACGTCGCTGTCGGTCAATCCGGCCAAGGCCTGCCAGCCGCTGGGCGCGGTTTTCGTGGCGTCCGGCTTTGAACGGACCATGAGCTTCGTGCATGGCTCACAGGGCTGCGTCGCCTATTACCGTTCGCACCTGTCACGGCATTTCAAGGAGCCGTCTTCCGCGGTTTCCTCGTCCATGACGGAAGACGCGGCGGTGTTCGGTGGCCTGAACAACATGGTGGATGGCCTGGCCAACACCTACAAGCTGTACGACCCCAAGATGATCGCCGTATCGACCACCTGCATGGCGGAAGTTATCGGTGATGACCTGCATGCCTTCATCGAGACGGCAAAAGAAAAGGGTTCGGTGCCCAAGGAATATGACGTTCCTTTCGCGCACACGCCGGCGTTCGTCGGTAGCCATGTCACCGGCTACGACAACATGCTCAAGGGCATCCTGGAGCATTTCTGGAAGGGCAAGACCGCCGTTCCCAACACGTCCATCAACATCATTCCGGGCTTTGACGGCTTCGCGGTGGGTAACAACCGTGAACTGAAGCGTATTCTCGGCCTGATGGGTGTGGAATACACGATCCTGTCGGATGTGTCGGACCAGTTCGATACCCCGTCGGACGGTGAGTTCCGCATGTATGACGGCGGCACCAAGATCGAAGCGGCGCGTGACGCGGTCAACGCGGCGGCCACGATCTCGCTGCAGGAATACTGCACGCCCAAGACGCTGGAATATTGCAATGGCTTTGGCCAGAAGACAGCCGCGCTGAACTACCCGCTGGGTGTCGCGGGTACGGACCAGCTGCTGCAGACGATTTCCGAACTGTCCGGCAAGCCCATCCCGCAAGAGCTGGAAATGGAGCGTGGCCGCCTGATCGACGCGATGGCCGACAGCCAGTCCTGGCTGCATGGCAAGACCTACGCGATCTACGGTGACCCCGATTTCGTTTACGGCATGGCGCGTTTCATCATGGAAACGGGTGGCGAGCCCAAGCACTGCCTGGCGACCAATGGCACCAAGGCATGGGAAGCCAAGATGCAGGAGCTGTTTGACAGCTCACCCTTCGGCGTCGGCTGCAAGGCCTGGGGCGGCAAGGATCTGTGGCACATGCGTTCGCTGCTTGCGACGGAAAAGGTCGATCTGCTGATCGGCAACTCCTATGGCAAGTATCTGGAGCGTGACACCGATACCCCGCTGATCCGTCTCATGTTCCCGATCTTTGACCGGCATCACCATCACCGCTTCCCGGTGTGGGGTTATCAGGGCGCGCTGCGTGTTCTGGTGACGCTGCTGGACAAGATCTTCGACAAGCTGGACGACGATACGATGGACCCCGGTGTGACGGATTATTCCTTTGATCTGACACGCTAA